One region of Trinickia violacea genomic DNA includes:
- a CDS encoding peroxiredoxin, giving the protein MIQVGDKLPGATLFEFVEDERAGCTLGPNGFEVQALTAGKRVVIFGLPGAFTPTCSAKHVPGYVEHAERFFAAGIDEIWCVSVNDAFVMGAWGRDQHTAGKVRMMADGSAAFTRALGLEQDLSARGMGIRSQRYAMVVDGGVVKALFVEAPGKFEVSDAASLLATLSPS; this is encoded by the coding sequence ATGATTCAAGTGGGCGACAAGCTGCCTGGCGCAACGCTCTTCGAGTTCGTCGAAGACGAGCGCGCAGGCTGCACCCTGGGGCCGAACGGCTTCGAAGTGCAGGCACTGACGGCGGGCAAGCGCGTGGTGATCTTCGGATTGCCGGGCGCGTTCACGCCGACGTGTTCGGCCAAGCACGTGCCGGGTTATGTCGAGCACGCCGAGCGCTTTTTTGCGGCCGGCATCGACGAAATCTGGTGCGTGTCCGTCAACGATGCATTCGTGATGGGCGCTTGGGGACGCGATCAGCACACCGCGGGCAAGGTGCGCATGATGGCGGACGGAAGCGCAGCTTTCACTCGGGCGCTCGGTCTGGAGCAGGATTTGTCGGCGCGGGGCATGGGAATCCGTTCCCAGCGCTACGCGATGGTGGTCGACGGCGGCGTGGTCAAGGCGCTGTTCGTCGAGGCACCCGGCAAGTTCGAAGTCAGCGATGCGGCCAGCCTCCTTGCCACGCTGAGCCCGTCGTGA
- the ftsZ gene encoding cell division protein FtsZ: MEFQMLETETSGTIIKVVGVGGAGGNAVQHMINKGVQGVDFIVMNTDAQALSRSRATHVIQLGNTGLGAGAKPEMGRAAAEEARERIADALRGAHMVFITAGMGGGTGTGAAPVVAQIAKEMGILTVGVVSKPFEFEGGKRMRVAEAGSQQLEDHVDSLIVVLNDKLFEVMGDDAEMDKCFQCADDVLNNAVAGIAEIINVDGLVNVDFEDVKTVMGEQGKAMMGTATVAGVDRARLAAEQAVASPLLEGVDLSGARGVLVNITSSRSLRLSETREVMNTIKSYAAEDATVIFGAVYDDAMGDALRVTVVATGLGRAAKKQQSAPMTLLRTGTDNQPISTMQHSYAPAQAHAADYGALDTPAVWRNSRETAASHVQALQEKGVDTYDIPAFLRKQAD; encoded by the coding sequence ATGGAATTCCAGATGCTGGAAACGGAAACCAGCGGCACCATCATCAAGGTGGTGGGCGTCGGTGGCGCTGGCGGCAATGCCGTGCAGCACATGATCAACAAAGGCGTGCAAGGCGTCGACTTCATCGTGATGAACACGGACGCGCAGGCGCTGTCGCGCTCGCGCGCTACGCACGTGATTCAGCTCGGCAACACCGGTCTCGGCGCTGGCGCCAAGCCGGAAATGGGCCGTGCGGCAGCCGAAGAAGCACGTGAGCGCATCGCCGACGCACTGCGCGGCGCGCACATGGTGTTCATCACCGCAGGCATGGGTGGCGGCACGGGCACGGGCGCGGCACCGGTCGTGGCTCAGATCGCGAAAGAGATGGGCATTCTGACCGTCGGCGTCGTGAGCAAGCCGTTCGAGTTCGAAGGCGGCAAGCGCATGCGCGTCGCGGAAGCTGGTTCGCAGCAACTGGAGGATCACGTCGACTCGCTGATCGTCGTTCTGAACGACAAGCTGTTCGAGGTGATGGGCGATGACGCCGAGATGGACAAGTGCTTCCAGTGCGCAGACGACGTCCTGAACAACGCAGTCGCAGGCATCGCCGAAATCATCAATGTCGACGGTCTCGTGAACGTCGACTTCGAAGACGTGAAGACGGTGATGGGCGAGCAGGGCAAGGCGATGATGGGCACGGCGACGGTGGCCGGCGTCGATCGCGCGCGTCTCGCGGCGGAACAGGCCGTGGCGAGCCCGCTGCTCGAAGGCGTCGATCTGTCGGGCGCGCGCGGCGTGCTGGTGAACATCACGTCGAGCCGTTCGCTGCGCTTGTCGGAAACGCGCGAAGTGATGAACACGATCAAGAGCTACGCGGCGGAAGACGCGACGGTGATTTTCGGCGCGGTGTACGACGATGCGATGGGCGACGCGCTGCGCGTGACGGTCGTTGCAACGGGCCTGGGCCGTGCCGCGAAGAAGCAGCAGTCGGCTCCGATGACGCTCCTGCGCACCGGTACCGACAACCAGCCGATCAGCACGATGCAGCACAGCTACGCACCGGCGCAAGCGCACGCCGCCGATTACGGCGCGCTCGACACGCCGGCCGTGTGGCGCAACTCGCGCGAAACGGCGGCGTCGCACGTGCAGGCGCTGCAGGAAAAGGGCGTCGATACGTACGACATTCCGGCGTTCCTGCGCAAGCAAGCGGACTGA
- the ftsA gene encoding cell division protein FtsA — translation MSKDYKDLLVALDIGTAKVVAVVAELKGEGHYEVIGLGQSESKGLKKGVVVNIEATVQSIQRALEEAELMADCKITNVFTGIAGSHIRSFNSSGMVAIKDKEVTQTDVARVIETAKAINIPTDQQVLHILTQEFIIDGQEDVREPIGMSGIRLEVKVHIVTGAVSAAQNIVKCVRRCGLEVNDLILQPLASSLAVLTEDEKELGVVLVDIGGGTTDIAIFSEGAIRHTAVIPIAGDQITSDIAMALRTPTPDAEDIKVSYGIAKQALADPDEMIEVPGLGERGPRTLSRQALAAVVEPRVEELFSLVQQVVRESGYEELLSSGVVLTGGASMMPGMVELGEDIFLKPVRIGVPEYAGGLADVVRNPRYSTAMGLLVEGRSQRMRGRKVAVQSGSMGQVFVRMKDWFLGNF, via the coding sequence ATGAGCAAAGACTATAAAGACCTGCTGGTTGCCCTCGACATCGGGACGGCGAAGGTGGTGGCTGTCGTCGCCGAGTTGAAGGGCGAAGGCCATTACGAGGTGATCGGCCTCGGCCAGAGCGAGTCGAAGGGTCTCAAGAAAGGCGTGGTGGTCAACATCGAAGCCACCGTGCAATCGATCCAGCGCGCGCTCGAAGAGGCCGAGCTGATGGCCGACTGCAAGATCACGAACGTGTTCACGGGGATCGCGGGCAGCCACATTCGCAGCTTCAATTCGAGCGGGATGGTGGCGATCAAAGACAAGGAAGTGACGCAGACGGATGTTGCGCGCGTGATCGAGACCGCGAAGGCGATCAACATCCCGACCGATCAGCAGGTGCTGCACATCCTCACGCAGGAATTCATCATCGACGGCCAGGAAGACGTGCGCGAGCCGATCGGCATGAGCGGCATCCGGCTCGAAGTGAAGGTGCATATCGTGACGGGCGCGGTGTCGGCGGCGCAGAACATCGTCAAGTGCGTGCGCCGCTGCGGGCTCGAAGTGAACGATCTGATTCTGCAGCCGCTCGCGTCGTCGCTGGCGGTGCTGACCGAGGATGAGAAGGAACTGGGCGTCGTGCTCGTCGACATCGGCGGCGGCACGACCGATATCGCGATTTTCAGCGAAGGCGCGATCCGGCACACGGCGGTGATCCCGATCGCGGGCGACCAGATCACGAGCGACATCGCGATGGCGCTGCGCACGCCGACGCCGGACGCCGAGGACATCAAGGTGAGCTACGGCATCGCGAAGCAGGCGCTCGCCGATCCGGACGAAATGATCGAAGTGCCGGGCTTGGGCGAGCGCGGTCCGCGCACGCTGTCGCGGCAGGCGCTGGCGGCGGTCGTCGAGCCGCGCGTCGAGGAGCTCTTCTCGCTCGTGCAGCAGGTGGTGCGCGAGTCGGGCTACGAGGAATTGCTGAGCTCGGGCGTCGTGCTGACGGGCGGCGCTTCGATGATGCCGGGCATGGTCGAGCTTGGCGAAGACATCTTTTTGAAGCCGGTGCGCATCGGCGTGCCGGAGTACGCGGGCGGCCTCGCGGACGTGGTGCGCAATCCGCGCTATTCGACGGCGATGGGCCTGCTCGTCGAAGGGCGCTCGCAGCGGATGCGCGGCCGCAAGGTCGCCGTGCAGTCGGGTTCGATGGGCCAGGTCTTCGTGCGGATGAAGGACTGGTTCCTGGGCAACTTCTAA
- a CDS encoding cell division protein FtsQ/DivIB, with the protein MWNNVRQLNFAANALYALLALVLLAAGGYWLIQRPNFALREIQIDGDTDHINSPTVRASVVGHLKGNFFTVDLDSARQQFEQMPWVRRASVRRVWPNALAVTLEEYKPLGTWGADQLVSVDGELFTANQGELDEELPAFDGPDGTAKEVVARYQDFKKWYAPLGAAPEEVTLSPRYAWTVKLSNGTEIEYGRERNPQTLADRSRRLIEAWAAVTQRWGKEIEYADLRYPNGFAIRAAGMRFISDTDKAKKQ; encoded by the coding sequence ATGTGGAATAACGTTCGCCAGCTCAACTTCGCCGCCAACGCGCTGTACGCGTTGCTGGCGCTCGTGCTGCTGGCGGCGGGCGGTTACTGGCTGATCCAGCGTCCGAACTTTGCGCTGCGCGAGATCCAGATCGACGGCGATACCGATCACATCAATTCGCCGACGGTGCGCGCGAGCGTCGTCGGCCACTTGAAGGGCAATTTCTTCACTGTCGATCTCGATTCGGCACGCCAGCAGTTCGAGCAGATGCCGTGGGTGCGTCGCGCCAGCGTGCGCCGGGTCTGGCCGAATGCGCTGGCTGTCACGCTCGAGGAGTACAAACCGCTTGGCACGTGGGGCGCCGATCAATTGGTGAGCGTCGACGGCGAGCTCTTCACGGCGAACCAGGGCGAGCTCGACGAGGAACTGCCCGCGTTCGATGGCCCGGACGGTACGGCGAAAGAGGTCGTCGCGCGTTATCAGGACTTCAAGAAGTGGTACGCGCCGCTGGGCGCGGCGCCGGAAGAGGTGACGCTGTCGCCGCGCTACGCGTGGACGGTGAAGCTCTCGAACGGCACGGAAATCGAATATGGCCGGGAACGCAACCCGCAGACGCTGGCTGACCGCAGCCGGCGGCTGATCGAGGCCTGGGCGGCGGTGACGCAGCGTTGGGGCAAGGAGATCGAATACGCCGACCTGCGCTATCCGAACGGGTTTGCGATTCGCGCGGCGGGCATGCGCTTCATCAGCGATACCGACAAGGCCAAGAAGCAATGA
- a CDS encoding D-alanine--D-alanine ligase has translation MSGIDPKLFGKVAVLLGGVSAEREVSLNSGRLVLQGLRDAGVDAHPFDPSERPLSALKDEGFVRAFNALHGGYGENGQIQGALDFYGIKYTGSGVLGSALGLDKFRTKLVWQQTGVPTPPFETVLRGDDYAARASAIVAKLGVPLFVKPACEGSSVAVIKVKSADALPAALEEAAKFDKIIVVEKSIEGGGEYTACIAGDLDLPLIRIVPAGEFYDYHAKYIANDTQYLIPCGVPAEEEARLKTLARRAFDVIGCTDWGRADFMLDANGNPYFLEVNTAPGMTDHSLPPKAARAVGISYQELVVAVLALTLKD, from the coding sequence ATGAGCGGTATCGATCCGAAACTCTTTGGCAAGGTTGCAGTGCTGCTCGGCGGCGTGTCCGCCGAGCGCGAGGTGTCGCTCAATTCCGGCCGGCTCGTGCTGCAGGGTCTGCGCGACGCGGGCGTCGACGCGCATCCGTTCGATCCGTCCGAGCGGCCGCTGTCGGCGTTGAAGGACGAAGGCTTCGTGCGCGCGTTCAACGCGCTCCACGGCGGCTATGGCGAGAACGGCCAGATCCAGGGTGCGCTCGATTTCTACGGCATCAAGTACACGGGCAGCGGTGTCCTCGGCTCGGCGCTCGGCCTCGACAAGTTCCGCACGAAGCTCGTGTGGCAGCAAACGGGCGTGCCGACGCCGCCGTTCGAAACGGTGCTGCGCGGCGACGACTACGCGGCGCGCGCGAGCGCGATCGTCGCGAAGCTCGGCGTGCCGCTCTTCGTGAAGCCGGCGTGCGAGGGATCGAGCGTCGCGGTGATCAAGGTGAAGAGCGCCGACGCGCTGCCGGCCGCGCTCGAGGAAGCCGCGAAGTTCGACAAGATCATCGTCGTCGAGAAAAGCATCGAGGGCGGCGGCGAGTACACCGCGTGCATCGCGGGCGATCTGGATCTGCCGCTGATCCGCATCGTGCCGGCAGGCGAGTTCTACGACTACCACGCGAAGTACATCGCCAACGACACGCAATACCTGATTCCGTGCGGCGTGCCGGCGGAAGAGGAAGCGCGCTTGAAGACACTGGCGCGCCGCGCGTTCGACGTGATCGGCTGCACCGATTGGGGCCGCGCCGATTTCATGCTCGACGCGAACGGCAACCCGTACTTCCTCGAAGTGAACACGGCGCCGGGCATGACGGACCACTCGCTGCCGCCGAAGGCGGCGCGCGCGGTCGGCATCAGCTATCAGGAACTGGTCGTCGCCGTGTTGGCGCTGACCTTGAAGGACTAA
- the murC gene encoding UDP-N-acetylmuramate--L-alanine ligase, which translates to MKHIVKHIHFVGIGGAGMSGIAEVLVNLGYRVSGSDLTSNGVTDRLTTLGARIAIGHDAANIGGADAVVVSTAVRSDNPEVLAARHRRIPIVPRAVMLAELMRLKQGIAIAGTHGKTTTTSLVASVLAAGGLDPTFVIGGRLISAGANARLGTGDFIVAEADESDASFLNLFPVIEVITNIDADHMDTYGHDFARLKQAFIEFTHRLPFYGIAVLCVDDPSVREILPFVSKPIIRYGFAADAQVRAVNVMARDGRMHFTAMREDAAPIDIVLNMPGTHNVQNALAAIAIATELEVSDADIQRALAEFNGVGRRFQRYGEVAVASGGAYTLIDDYGHHPVEMAATIAAARGAFPDKRLVLAFQPHRFTRTRDCFEDFVKVLSTVDALVLTEVYAAGEAPIVAADGRALARAIRVAGKVEPVFVETVDEVPEALSTVVRDGDVVITMGAGSIGGVPGRLAQ; encoded by the coding sequence ATGAAACACATCGTCAAACACATCCATTTTGTCGGGATCGGCGGCGCGGGCATGAGCGGTATCGCCGAAGTGCTCGTCAATCTCGGGTACCGCGTGAGCGGGTCCGACCTCACGAGCAACGGCGTGACCGACCGCCTCACCACGCTCGGCGCGCGCATCGCGATCGGCCATGACGCCGCGAACATCGGAGGCGCGGATGCGGTCGTCGTGTCGACGGCCGTGCGCAGCGACAACCCCGAAGTGCTCGCCGCGCGCCACCGCCGCATTCCGATCGTGCCGCGCGCGGTGATGCTTGCGGAGCTGATGCGCTTGAAGCAAGGCATCGCGATCGCCGGCACCCACGGCAAGACCACGACGACGTCGCTCGTCGCGAGCGTGCTCGCCGCGGGCGGGCTCGATCCGACCTTCGTGATCGGCGGGCGCCTGATCAGCGCGGGCGCGAACGCGCGGCTGGGCACGGGCGACTTCATCGTCGCGGAAGCGGACGAATCGGACGCGTCGTTCCTGAATCTCTTTCCGGTGATCGAAGTCATCACGAACATCGACGCCGATCACATGGACACCTACGGCCATGATTTCGCGCGGCTCAAGCAGGCGTTCATCGAGTTCACGCACCGGCTGCCGTTCTACGGCATCGCCGTGCTGTGCGTCGACGATCCGAGCGTGCGCGAGATCCTGCCGTTCGTGTCGAAGCCGATCATCCGCTACGGTTTTGCGGCCGACGCGCAGGTGCGCGCGGTCAACGTGATGGCGCGCGACGGCCGCATGCATTTCACGGCGATGCGCGAGGACGCGGCGCCGATCGACATCGTTTTGAACATGCCGGGCACGCACAACGTGCAGAACGCGCTCGCGGCGATTGCGATTGCGACTGAACTTGAGGTGTCAGATGCCGATATCCAGCGAGCACTCGCCGAATTCAACGGCGTGGGCCGCCGTTTCCAGCGCTACGGCGAAGTCGCCGTGGCGAGCGGCGGCGCGTACACGCTGATCGACGACTACGGCCATCACCCGGTCGAAATGGCGGCGACGATCGCCGCCGCGCGCGGCGCGTTCCCCGACAAGCGTCTGGTGCTGGCGTTCCAGCCGCACCGCTTCACGCGCACGCGCGACTGCTTCGAGGATTTCGTCAAGGTGCTCTCGACGGTCGACGCGCTGGTGCTGACCGAAGTCTATGCAGCCGGCGAAGCGCCGATCGTCGCCGCCGACGGCCGCGCGCTCGCGCGCGCGATCCGCGTGGCGGGCAAGGTCGAGCCGGTGTTCGTCGAAACGGTGGACGAAGTGCCGGAGGCGCTGTCGACGGTCGTGCGCGACGGCGACGTGGTGATCACGATGGGTGCGGGCTCGATCGGCGGTGTGCCGGGACGGCTCGCTCAATAA